Proteins from one Zea mays cultivar B73 unplaced genomic scaffold, Zm-B73-REFERENCE-NAM-5.0 scaffold_94, whole genome shotgun sequence genomic window:
- the LOC118476003 gene encoding uncharacterized protein has protein sequence MEDIMSTIRILLPLRKQITGYFDKPSLSLNRDSTNEFLSTFLKTYIEDIHDFHFIDEDPIDRGESSLSLDNKNTTYYEADASDEEMDITDGIEGIIGGTNRGHNGGGDGEALFIQISRLLMKYIKYYILNITHTYDAMPWWVSGIPWWMAESILTLLSLVCIHSILQFNPLIYKGNRCDIIYKVPDITLIGITNHITKEPIKQLQWLYSLTPDNYPTKWIYRLRNLFSYDENIPYRIGFLRIKCSLGLRSIKGLVLSDSVLYQYAHLGAGLKSLIPQSRVAIFMQVATRHFDERHRKYLYGFFNILVYSGVGLVVWYYITPHLIPDLGFFRGVNLDSFKDPASVVDGYKRVSYIFTKDVVKTVLRTCRNDTFFHNLLNEESIQFFDNEIISITDLNSNRHLNLDHFEEVEANKLDLVACIAVGIMSATFIATNLLPPGTTTIVQ, from the coding sequence ATGGAAGATATTATGAGCACGATTCGCATATTGTTGCCCTTGCGTAAGCAGATTACCGGATATTTTGACAAACCGAGCCTTTCTCTTAATCGAGATTCTACTAATGAGTTCTTAAGCACCTTTCTAAAAACTTACATCGAGGATATTCATGATTTCCATTTCATCGATGAAGATCCTATAGATCGGGGAGAATCCTCTTTATCATTAGACAATAAGAATACAACTTATTACGAGGCTGATGCAAGTGATGAAGAAATGGATATAACAGATGGGATAGAGGGAATCATAGGGGGTACTAATCGAGGCCACAACGGTGGTGGCGACGGTGAAGCTCTATTCATTCAAATAAGCAGGTTACTTATGAAATATATAAAGTATTATATACTCAACATAACACATACCTATGATGCCATGCCTTGGTGGGTAAGCGGGATACCATGGTGGATGGCTGAGAGTATCCTCACACTCTTATCGTTAGTATGTATACATTCTATACTTCAATTTAATCCTCTTATCTATAAGGGCAATCGATGTGATATTATTTATAAGGTGCCGGATATTACATTAATAGGAATAACCAACCATATAACAAAGGAACCAATTAAACAGCTACAATGGCTCTATTCTCTGACACCTGATAACTATCCTACTAAATGGATCTATAGACTAAGAAATCTCTTTAGTTATGATGAGAATATTCCATATAGGATAGGATTTCTAAGAATAAAGTGTTCTTTAGGCTTACGGAGTATAAAAGGCTTAGTATTAAGTGATTCTGTATTATATCAATATGCCCATTTGGGAGCTGGCCTCAAATCTCTCATTCCGCAATCTAGAGTAGCCATTTTCATGCAAGTTGCAACTCGTCATTTTGATGAAAGGCATCGTAAGTATCTCTACGGTTTCTTTAATATACTTGTGTATTCTGGCGTAGGATTAGTTGTTTGGTACTATATCACACCACACCTTATACCTGATTTAGGATTCTTCCGCGGGGTAAACCTAGATTCTTTTAAGGACCCAGCTTCGGTTGTTGATGGGTACAAGAGGGTTTCGTACATATTTACAAAAGACGTCGTTAAGACTGTGTTAAGAACTTGTCGAAATGATACTTTTTTTCACAATTTACTAAATGAGGAATCAATCCAATTTTTTGATAACGAAATTATCAGCATAACCGATTTGAATTCAAACAGACACCTTAATCTAGATCACTTCGAGGAGGTTGAAGCTAACAAGCTAGATCTAGTAGCGTGTATTGCAGTAGGTATTATGAGTGCTACCTTTATAGCTACCAATCTTCTTCCTCCTGGTACTACTACGATAGTCCAATGA